A portion of the Pangasianodon hypophthalmus isolate fPanHyp1 chromosome 20, fPanHyp1.pri, whole genome shotgun sequence genome contains these proteins:
- the gnl3 gene encoding guanine nucleotide-binding protein-like 3, with translation MKRPKLKKASKRMTCAKRFKIQKKVREHHRKLRKEAKKSGIRRKIKKDIGVPNSAPFKEEVLREAEQRKQELEELKEKNRLAKQKERAEKRKKGKEESSEDTQAKKRKVKKEEKVKAQREARAAVAKEKSSKRFRCSELNKVIEASDVILEVLDARDPMGCRCTQLEEAVLKHKGKKRLLFILNKIDLVPKDNLEKWVQYLQAQCPTFVFKSSAHLQDRTVLEKKQRAANSTADQNRPGAAFGCDSLMQILNQLANNQGSETMLKVGVVGFPNVGKSSIINTLKGIRACNAGVQRGLTKCMQEVHISKKVKMIDSPAIVAAPSNSAEKLALRSLQLDDKEQNPLEAVKSVLKQCNQQHIMLQYNVPDYRNSLEFLTFFAKKRGLLQKGALPNTEQAATVFLNDWTGAKLSFYSKVPERDGLPPHLTEAMVTEMQTGVDLDRMKMGNAQIIKRVRNPKLSTTIVFNSKGLTAGILNVSEIPEEKHTPGEEEEQEEEEEEEQEEEDDDEDDDENDDEEDDEDEDDDDEEEDIFEETEEMEDSEEIETPDLKKTQTQKSRKQKKGNANPASVNIDLLSAHKNDDDAYDFSTDFV, from the exons ATGAAGCGACCAA agTTAAAAAAGGCGAGTAAGCGCATGACCTGCGCCAAACGTTTTAAAATCCAGAAAAAG GTTCGAGAACATCACAGAAAACTCAGGAAAGAGGCGAAGAAGAGCGGAATCAGACGCAAGATCAAGAAGGACATTGGCGTCCCGAACAGCGCACCGTTTAAGGAGGAAGTCCTCAGAGAAGCAGAGCAGAGAAAGCAAGAG CTTGAagagctgaaagagaaaaacagactaGCGAAGCAGAAGGAACGAgctgagaagagaaagaagggcAAAGAAGAAAGCAGTGAGGACACGCAggcaaagaaaaggaaagtgaaaaag GAGGAGAAAGTGAAAGCGCAGAGGGAAGCGAGGGCAGCTGTCGCAAAAGAGAAAAGCTCAAAGAGGTTCCGATGCAGCGAATTGAATAAG GTTATTGAGGCCTCTGACGTGATACTGGAAGTCCTGGATGCCAGGGACCCTATGGGCTGCCGCTGTACTCAGCTAGAGGAAGCGGTTTTAAAACACAAGGGGAAGAAACGGCTGCTGTTTATACTAAACAAGATCG ATCTTGTGCCCAAAGACAATCTGGAGAAGTGGGTACAATATCTTCAAGCACAGTGTCCTACATTTGTCTTCAAATCATCTGCACACCTCCAGGACAGGACTGTG CTTGAGAAGAAGCAGAGAGCTGCCAACAGTACCGCTGACCAGAACAGACCAGGAGCGGCCTTCGGCTGTGATTCTCTCATGCAGATACTCAACCAGTTGGCCAACAACCAAGGCAGTGAGACTATGCTCAAAGTCGGTGTTGTCG GTTTCCCTAATGTTGGAAAGAGCAGCATCATAAACACTTTAAAAGGCATCAGAGCGTGTAATGCTGGAGTACAGCGAGGACTGACCAA ATGTATGCAGGAAGTGCATATCTCTAAAAAGGTGAAGATGATCGACAGCCCAGCCATAGTGGCAGCTCCGTCTAACTCCGCTGAGAAGCTGGCTCTGAGGAGTCTACAGCTGGACGATAAAGAGCAGAATCCTCTCGAAGCTGTCAAGTCTGTGTTGAAACAGTGCAACCAGCAGCAT ATCATGCTACAGTACAACGTCCCCGACTACAGAAACTCGCTGGAGTTTTTAACCTTCTTCGCCAAGAAGCGTGGCTTGCTGCAGAAAGGTGCGCTTCCCAACACGGAGCAGGCCGCAACTGTGTTTCTCAATGACTGGACCGG AGCTAAACTGAGCTTCTATAGCAAAGTACCAGAGCGAGACGGCCTCCCTCCGCACCTCACTGAAGCCATGGTTACAGAAATGCAGACAGGTGTGGACTTGGACAGAATGAAAATGGGCAACGCGCAGATTATTAAAC GTGTGCGAAATCCAAAACTGTCGACCACTATAGTGTTCAACTCGAAGGGCCTGACTGCTGGAATTCTGAATGTCAGTGAAATCccagaagaaaaacacacaccgggggaggaagaggagcaggaggaggaagaggaagaggagcaggaagaggaggatgatgatgaggatgatgatgagaatgatgatgaggaagatgatgaggatgaggatgatgatgatgaagaagaggacATTTTTGAGGAAACAGAAGAAATGGAGGACAGTGAGGAG ATTGAGACCCCAGACTTAAAGAAGACCCAAACTCAGAAATCAC GTAAACAGAAGAAAGGAAATGCAAACCCTGCTTCTGTCAACATTGATCTGTTGTCTGCGCACAAGAATGACGATGACGCCTATGATTTCAGCACGGACTTTGTATAA
- the glt8d1 gene encoding glycosyltransferase 8 domain-containing protein 1 has translation MTLRRVNVVILVLLSIAFLIIVHRNLLNLSDFLKQDGSDAAPGAILPFESGFFAERKVRTGEEIPVVITASEERLGAAVAAMNSISRNSKANVVFSVVTLNESVEHLRTWLSKTDIKHKIITFEPKILEGKISFNPQQLDLEKPLTFARFYMPNFLPDTEKAIYLDDDVIVQGDIQELFDTSLKPGHAAAFSEDCDTVSSKGIIRGAGNQNSYIGFLDFKKETVRKLGMRANTCSFNPGVIVANLTEWKHQNITQQLEVWMERNVKEDLYSSMLADSFTTPPLLIVFYKRHSSIEPMWHVRHLGATASGNRYSSQFINSAKLLHWNGHYKPWGRASSYTNVWDKWYIADPTGKFHPIRRHSGDQ, from the exons ATGACACTCAGGCGAG tgaATGTGGTGATCCTTGTCCTGCTCTCGATCGCCTTTTTAATCATTGTGCATCGAAATCTGCTGAATCTCAGTGACTTCCTGAAGCAAGATGGTTCAG ATGCAGCCCCGGGTGCGATCCTGCCCTTTGAAAGTGGATTCTTTGCGGAGCGTAAAGTCAGGACAGGGGAGGAGATCCCGGTGGTGATCACGGCCTCTGAGGAGAGACTGGGTGCCGCCGTGGCTGCCATGAACAGCATCAGCCGAAACAGCAAAGCCAACGTGGTCTTCAGCGTCGTGACGCTCAACGAGTCTGTGGAACATCTCCG GACTTGGTTGAGCAAAACAGACATCAAGCACAAAATCATCACATTTGAACCAAAAATCCTGGAGGGAAAGATTTCCTTCAATCCTCAGCAACTGGATTTGGAAAAACCG CTCACTTTCGCCAGGTTCTACATGCCGAACTTCTTACCTGACACGGAGAAAGCAATTTACCTGGACGATGACGTTATTGTGCAAG gAGACATCCAGGAACTTTTTGACACGAGTCTGAAGCCTGGGCATGCTGCTGCTTTTTCAGAAGACTGCGACACTGTGTCTTCTAAAGGCATCATTAGAGGAGCAGGAAACCAG aacagTTACATTGGCTTTCTGGACTTTAAAAAGGAAACTGTTAGGAAACTGGGAATGCGAGCAAACACGTGTTCTTTCAATCCCGGGGTCATCGTGGCAAACTTAACCGAATGGAAACACCAAAACATCACCCAGCAGCTTGAAGTGTGGATGGAGCGCAATGTCAA GGAAGATCTTTACAGCAGCATGCTAGCAGACAGCTTCACTACACCACCGCTACTTATAGTGTTCTACAAGCGCCACTCCAGCATTGAGCCCATGTGGCATGTCAGACATCTCG GAGCCACTGCATCTGGAAATCGCTACTCATCACAGTTCATCAACTCCGCTAAACTCCTCCACTGGAACGGACATTATAAGCCGTGGGGCAGAGCCTCGTCGTACACCAATGTTTGGGACAAGTGGTACATTGCAGATCCCACTGGTAAATTCCATCCAATCAGAAGACACTCGGGGGACCAATAA
- the spcs1 gene encoding signal peptidase complex subunit 1 → MFSMFNSIPTHMDYKGQKLAEQIFQGVILVSAVIGFIYGLIIEQFGWTVYIMLAGFAISCLLTLPPWPMYRRNPLTWQPIVQETPETREKPQENLKKKKHK, encoded by the exons atgttttccatGTTTAATTCCATCCCAACTCACATG GACTATAAAGGTCAGAAACTTGCAGAGCAGATTTTCCAAGGCGTCATCCTGGTCTCAGCT GTCATTGGGTTCATTTACGGTCTGATTATTGAGCAGTTTGGATGGACTGTTTATATAATGTTAGCCGGATTTGCCATCTCCTGTTTG CTCACACTGCCTCCATGGCCCATGTACAGACGAAACCCTCTGACGTGGCAGCCTATCGTACAGGAGACGCCTGAGACCCGTGAAAAGCCTCAGGAGAacttaaagaagaagaaacacaaGTAG